A section of the Lathamus discolor isolate bLatDis1 chromosome 6, bLatDis1.hap1, whole genome shotgun sequence genome encodes:
- the RBM25 gene encoding RNA-binding protein 25 isoform X1: protein MSFPPHLNRPPMGIPTLPPGIPPPQFPGFPPPVPPGKLWTPMIPVPMGIMAPAPTVLVPTTVSMVGKHLGARKDHPGLKNKENDENSGPTTTVFVGNISEKASDMLIRQLLAKCGLVLSWKRVQGASGKLQAFGFCEYKEPESTLRALRLLHDLQIGEKKLLVKVDAKTKAQLDEWKAKKKASNGNTRPETTTDDDDALDEETKRRDQIIKGAIEVLIREYSSELNAPSQESDSHPRKKKKEKKEDIFRRFPVAPLIPYPLITKEDINAIEMEEDKRDLISREISKFRDTHKKLEEEKGKKEKERQEIEKERRERERERERERERREREREREREREKEKERERERERDRDRDRTKDRDRDRDRDRDRDRERSSDRNKDRSRSREKSRDREREREREREREREREREREREREREREREREREKDKKRDREEDEEDAYERRKLERKLREKEAAYQERLKNWEIRERKKSREYEKEAEREEERRREMAKEAKRLKEFLEDYDDDRDDPKYYRGSALQKRLRDREKEMEADERDRKREKEELEEIRQRLLAEGHPDPDAELQRMEQEAERRRQPQIKQEPESEEEEEEKTEKEEKREEPEEEEEEPEQKPCLKPTLRPISSAPSVSSASGNATPNTPGDESPCGIIIPHENSPDQQQPEEHRPKIGLSLKLGACNSPNQPNAVKRKKLAVDSVFNKFDDEDSDDVPRKRKLVPLDYGDEDKSNIKGSVNTEEKRKHIKSLIEKIPTAKPELFAYPLDWSIVDSTLMERRIRPWINKKIIEYIGEEEATLVDFVCSKVMAHSSPQSILDDVAMVLDEEAEVFIVKMWRLLIYETEAKKIGLVK, encoded by the exons CTATGATTCCTGTACCAATGGGCATTATGGCTCCTGCTCCTACT GTATTAGTTCCTACCACGGTGTCTATGGTTGGCAAACATTTGGGAGCCAGAAAAGATCATCCTGGcttaaagaacaaagaaaacgATGAGAACAGTGGTCCCACTACCACGGTTTTCGTGGGCAACATTTCTGAGAAGGCCTCAGACATGCTCATACGGCAGCTTCTAGCA AAATGTGGCTTGGTTTTGAGTTGGAAGAGAGTGCAAGGGGCATCTGGAAAACTTCAAG CCTTTGGATTTTGTGAGTACAAAGAGCCAGAATCCACACTACGAGCCCTGAGGCTACTCCATGACCTCCAGATTGGAGAGAAGAAGCTGCTGGTCAAAGTTGATGCAAAGACAAAGGCTCAGCTAGATGaatggaaagcaaagaaaaaagcttcaaaTGGG AACACCAGACCAGAGACGACAACTGATGACGACGATGCACTGGATGAGGAAACAAAGAGAAGAGATCAGATAATTAAAGGGGCCATTGAAGTCTTAATACGAGAATATTCCAGCGAGCTCAATGCCCCTTCCCAGGAATCTGACTCTCAcccaaggaagaagaaaaaggaaaagaaggaggac ATTTTCCGCAGATTTCCAGTGGCCCCACTGATACCTTATCCACTCATCACCAAG GAGGATATAAATGCTATAGAAATGGAGGAAGACAAAAGAGACCTGATATCAAGAGAGATCAGTAAATTCAGAGACACACACAAG AaactggaggaggaaaaaggcaaaaaggagaaagaaagacaggaaaTTGAAAAAGAAcgcagagaaagagaaagggaacgGGAGCGTGAACGAGAAAGGAGGGAGCGTGAAAGAGAGAGGGAGCGTGAAcgagagaaggagaaggaacgGGAGCGTGAACGAGAGCGAGATAGGGATCGTGACCGAACTAAGGACCGAGACAGAGACCGTGACCGAGACCGTGACCGAGATCGTGAAAGGAGTTCCGATCGCAACAAGGACCGTAGCAGATCAAG agaaaaaagcagagacagggaaagAGAACGGGAACGGGAGAGAGAACGTGAGCGGGAACGGGAGAGAGAACGTGAGCGGGAACGGGAGAGAGAACGTGagcgggaacgggaacgggagaAGGATAAGAAGAGAGATCGTGAAGAGGATGAAGAAGATGCCTATGAGCGCCGAAAACTAGAGAGGAAACTGCGTGAAAAAGAAGCTGCATATCAAGAA CGTCTTAAAAACTGGGAAATCAGAGAACGGAAGAAAAGTCGAGAATATGAAAAAGAGgctgaaagggaagaagaaaggaggagggaaatg GCAAAagaagccaaacggttaaaagAATTCTTAGAAGATTATGATGATGACAGAGATGATCCAAAATACTACAG GGGTAGTGCTCTTCAGAAGAGGCTACGAGACAGGGAGAAAGAGATGGAAGCAGATGAACGGgataggaaaagggaaaaagaagaattgGAAGAAATCAGGCAGCGCCTTCTGGCAGAAGGACACCCAGATCCAGATGCAGAACTCCAGAGG ATGGAGCAGGAGGCTGAGCGGCGTAGGCAGCCACAAATAAAACAAGAGCCAGAgtctgaggaggaagaggaagaaaagacagaaaaagaggaaaaaagagaagagccagaggaagaagaggaggagccTGAACAAAAGCCCTGCCTTAAACCAACTTTACGACCCATCAGTTCTGCTCcatctgtttcttctgctaGTGGAAATGCAACCCCAAACACACCTGGTGATGAATCTCCCTGTGGCATTATTATCCCTCATGAAAATTCACCTGATCAACAGCAGCCGGAGGAGCATCGGCCCAAAATAGGACTTAGCCTCAAACTGG GTGCCTGCAATAGTCCTAATCAGCCCAATGCTGTAAAAAGGAAGAAGCTTGCTGTGGATAGTGTTTTCAATAAATTTGATGATGAAGACAGTGATGATGTACCCCGTAAAAGGAAACTTGTTCCCCTGGATTATGGAGATGAAGATAAAAGCAATATCAAAGGCAGTgtcaacacagaagaaaaacgCAAACACATTAAGAGTCTCATTGAGAAGATTCccacagcaaaaccagagctCTTTGCTTATCCTCTTGACTGGTCAATTGTGGATTCA aCATTAATGGAACGTCGAATTAGACCATGGATcaacaagaaaataatagaatatATTGGTGAAGAAGAAGCCACACTAGTTGACTTTGTTTGTTCTAAG gttaTGGCTCACAGCTCACCACAGAGCATACTGGATGATGTTGCCATG GTACTAGATGAAGAAGCTGAAGTTTTCATAGTCAAAATGTGGAGGTTATTGATATACGAGACAGAAGCAAAGAAGATCGGTCTAGTGAAGTAA
- the RBM25 gene encoding RNA-binding protein 25 isoform X3 — MSFPPHLNRPPMGIPTLPPGIPPPQFPGFPPPVPPGKLWTPMIPVPMGIMAPAPTVLVPTTVSMVGKHLGARKDHPGLKNKENDENSGPTTTVFVGNISEKASDMLIRQLLAKCGLVLSWKRVQGASGKLQAFGFCEYKEPESTLRALRLLHDLQIGEKKLLVKVDAKTKAQLDEWKAKKKASNGNTRPETTTDDDDALDEETKRRDQIIKGAIEVLIREYSSELNAPSQESDSHPRKKKKEKKEDEDINAIEMEEDKRDLISREISKFRDTHKKLEEEKGKKEKERQEIEKERRERERERERERERREREREREREREKEKERERERERDRDRDRTKDRDRDRDRDRDRDRERSSDRNKDRSRSREKSRDREREREREREREREREREREREREREREREREREKDKKRDREEDEEDAYERRKLERKLREKEAAYQERLKNWEIRERKKSREYEKEAEREEERRREMAKEAKRLKEFLEDYDDDRDDPKYYRGSALQKRLRDREKEMEADERDRKREKEELEEIRQRLLAEGHPDPDAELQRMEQEAERRRQPQIKQEPESEEEEEEKTEKEEKREEPEEEEEEPEQKPCLKPTLRPISSAPSVSSASGNATPNTPGDESPCGIIIPHENSPDQQQPEEHRPKIGLSLKLGACNSPNQPNAVKRKKLAVDSVFNKFDDEDSDDVPRKRKLVPLDYGDEDKSNIKGSVNTEEKRKHIKSLIEKIPTAKPELFAYPLDWSIVDSTLMERRIRPWINKKIIEYIGEEEATLVDFVCSKVMAHSSPQSILDDVAMVLDEEAEVFIVKMWRLLIYETEAKKIGLVK, encoded by the exons CTATGATTCCTGTACCAATGGGCATTATGGCTCCTGCTCCTACT GTATTAGTTCCTACCACGGTGTCTATGGTTGGCAAACATTTGGGAGCCAGAAAAGATCATCCTGGcttaaagaacaaagaaaacgATGAGAACAGTGGTCCCACTACCACGGTTTTCGTGGGCAACATTTCTGAGAAGGCCTCAGACATGCTCATACGGCAGCTTCTAGCA AAATGTGGCTTGGTTTTGAGTTGGAAGAGAGTGCAAGGGGCATCTGGAAAACTTCAAG CCTTTGGATTTTGTGAGTACAAAGAGCCAGAATCCACACTACGAGCCCTGAGGCTACTCCATGACCTCCAGATTGGAGAGAAGAAGCTGCTGGTCAAAGTTGATGCAAAGACAAAGGCTCAGCTAGATGaatggaaagcaaagaaaaaagcttcaaaTGGG AACACCAGACCAGAGACGACAACTGATGACGACGATGCACTGGATGAGGAAACAAAGAGAAGAGATCAGATAATTAAAGGGGCCATTGAAGTCTTAATACGAGAATATTCCAGCGAGCTCAATGCCCCTTCCCAGGAATCTGACTCTCAcccaaggaagaagaaaaaggaaaagaaggaggac GAGGATATAAATGCTATAGAAATGGAGGAAGACAAAAGAGACCTGATATCAAGAGAGATCAGTAAATTCAGAGACACACACAAG AaactggaggaggaaaaaggcaaaaaggagaaagaaagacaggaaaTTGAAAAAGAAcgcagagaaagagaaagggaacgGGAGCGTGAACGAGAAAGGAGGGAGCGTGAAAGAGAGAGGGAGCGTGAAcgagagaaggagaaggaacgGGAGCGTGAACGAGAGCGAGATAGGGATCGTGACCGAACTAAGGACCGAGACAGAGACCGTGACCGAGACCGTGACCGAGATCGTGAAAGGAGTTCCGATCGCAACAAGGACCGTAGCAGATCAAG agaaaaaagcagagacagggaaagAGAACGGGAACGGGAGAGAGAACGTGAGCGGGAACGGGAGAGAGAACGTGAGCGGGAACGGGAGAGAGAACGTGagcgggaacgggaacgggagaAGGATAAGAAGAGAGATCGTGAAGAGGATGAAGAAGATGCCTATGAGCGCCGAAAACTAGAGAGGAAACTGCGTGAAAAAGAAGCTGCATATCAAGAA CGTCTTAAAAACTGGGAAATCAGAGAACGGAAGAAAAGTCGAGAATATGAAAAAGAGgctgaaagggaagaagaaaggaggagggaaatg GCAAAagaagccaaacggttaaaagAATTCTTAGAAGATTATGATGATGACAGAGATGATCCAAAATACTACAG GGGTAGTGCTCTTCAGAAGAGGCTACGAGACAGGGAGAAAGAGATGGAAGCAGATGAACGGgataggaaaagggaaaaagaagaattgGAAGAAATCAGGCAGCGCCTTCTGGCAGAAGGACACCCAGATCCAGATGCAGAACTCCAGAGG ATGGAGCAGGAGGCTGAGCGGCGTAGGCAGCCACAAATAAAACAAGAGCCAGAgtctgaggaggaagaggaagaaaagacagaaaaagaggaaaaaagagaagagccagaggaagaagaggaggagccTGAACAAAAGCCCTGCCTTAAACCAACTTTACGACCCATCAGTTCTGCTCcatctgtttcttctgctaGTGGAAATGCAACCCCAAACACACCTGGTGATGAATCTCCCTGTGGCATTATTATCCCTCATGAAAATTCACCTGATCAACAGCAGCCGGAGGAGCATCGGCCCAAAATAGGACTTAGCCTCAAACTGG GTGCCTGCAATAGTCCTAATCAGCCCAATGCTGTAAAAAGGAAGAAGCTTGCTGTGGATAGTGTTTTCAATAAATTTGATGATGAAGACAGTGATGATGTACCCCGTAAAAGGAAACTTGTTCCCCTGGATTATGGAGATGAAGATAAAAGCAATATCAAAGGCAGTgtcaacacagaagaaaaacgCAAACACATTAAGAGTCTCATTGAGAAGATTCccacagcaaaaccagagctCTTTGCTTATCCTCTTGACTGGTCAATTGTGGATTCA aCATTAATGGAACGTCGAATTAGACCATGGATcaacaagaaaataatagaatatATTGGTGAAGAAGAAGCCACACTAGTTGACTTTGTTTGTTCTAAG gttaTGGCTCACAGCTCACCACAGAGCATACTGGATGATGTTGCCATG GTACTAGATGAAGAAGCTGAAGTTTTCATAGTCAAAATGTGGAGGTTATTGATATACGAGACAGAAGCAAAGAAGATCGGTCTAGTGAAGTAA
- the RBM25 gene encoding RNA-binding protein 25 isoform X2 has protein sequence MSFPPHLNRPPMGIPTLPPGIPPPQFPGFPPPVPPGTPMIPVPMGIMAPAPTVLVPTTVSMVGKHLGARKDHPGLKNKENDENSGPTTTVFVGNISEKASDMLIRQLLAKCGLVLSWKRVQGASGKLQAFGFCEYKEPESTLRALRLLHDLQIGEKKLLVKVDAKTKAQLDEWKAKKKASNGNTRPETTTDDDDALDEETKRRDQIIKGAIEVLIREYSSELNAPSQESDSHPRKKKKEKKEDIFRRFPVAPLIPYPLITKEDINAIEMEEDKRDLISREISKFRDTHKKLEEEKGKKEKERQEIEKERRERERERERERERREREREREREREKEKERERERERDRDRDRTKDRDRDRDRDRDRDRERSSDRNKDRSRSREKSRDREREREREREREREREREREREREREREREREREKDKKRDREEDEEDAYERRKLERKLREKEAAYQERLKNWEIRERKKSREYEKEAEREEERRREMAKEAKRLKEFLEDYDDDRDDPKYYRGSALQKRLRDREKEMEADERDRKREKEELEEIRQRLLAEGHPDPDAELQRMEQEAERRRQPQIKQEPESEEEEEEKTEKEEKREEPEEEEEEPEQKPCLKPTLRPISSAPSVSSASGNATPNTPGDESPCGIIIPHENSPDQQQPEEHRPKIGLSLKLGACNSPNQPNAVKRKKLAVDSVFNKFDDEDSDDVPRKRKLVPLDYGDEDKSNIKGSVNTEEKRKHIKSLIEKIPTAKPELFAYPLDWSIVDSTLMERRIRPWINKKIIEYIGEEEATLVDFVCSKVMAHSSPQSILDDVAMVLDEEAEVFIVKMWRLLIYETEAKKIGLVK, from the exons CTATGATTCCTGTACCAATGGGCATTATGGCTCCTGCTCCTACT GTATTAGTTCCTACCACGGTGTCTATGGTTGGCAAACATTTGGGAGCCAGAAAAGATCATCCTGGcttaaagaacaaagaaaacgATGAGAACAGTGGTCCCACTACCACGGTTTTCGTGGGCAACATTTCTGAGAAGGCCTCAGACATGCTCATACGGCAGCTTCTAGCA AAATGTGGCTTGGTTTTGAGTTGGAAGAGAGTGCAAGGGGCATCTGGAAAACTTCAAG CCTTTGGATTTTGTGAGTACAAAGAGCCAGAATCCACACTACGAGCCCTGAGGCTACTCCATGACCTCCAGATTGGAGAGAAGAAGCTGCTGGTCAAAGTTGATGCAAAGACAAAGGCTCAGCTAGATGaatggaaagcaaagaaaaaagcttcaaaTGGG AACACCAGACCAGAGACGACAACTGATGACGACGATGCACTGGATGAGGAAACAAAGAGAAGAGATCAGATAATTAAAGGGGCCATTGAAGTCTTAATACGAGAATATTCCAGCGAGCTCAATGCCCCTTCCCAGGAATCTGACTCTCAcccaaggaagaagaaaaaggaaaagaaggaggac ATTTTCCGCAGATTTCCAGTGGCCCCACTGATACCTTATCCACTCATCACCAAG GAGGATATAAATGCTATAGAAATGGAGGAAGACAAAAGAGACCTGATATCAAGAGAGATCAGTAAATTCAGAGACACACACAAG AaactggaggaggaaaaaggcaaaaaggagaaagaaagacaggaaaTTGAAAAAGAAcgcagagaaagagaaagggaacgGGAGCGTGAACGAGAAAGGAGGGAGCGTGAAAGAGAGAGGGAGCGTGAAcgagagaaggagaaggaacgGGAGCGTGAACGAGAGCGAGATAGGGATCGTGACCGAACTAAGGACCGAGACAGAGACCGTGACCGAGACCGTGACCGAGATCGTGAAAGGAGTTCCGATCGCAACAAGGACCGTAGCAGATCAAG agaaaaaagcagagacagggaaagAGAACGGGAACGGGAGAGAGAACGTGAGCGGGAACGGGAGAGAGAACGTGAGCGGGAACGGGAGAGAGAACGTGagcgggaacgggaacgggagaAGGATAAGAAGAGAGATCGTGAAGAGGATGAAGAAGATGCCTATGAGCGCCGAAAACTAGAGAGGAAACTGCGTGAAAAAGAAGCTGCATATCAAGAA CGTCTTAAAAACTGGGAAATCAGAGAACGGAAGAAAAGTCGAGAATATGAAAAAGAGgctgaaagggaagaagaaaggaggagggaaatg GCAAAagaagccaaacggttaaaagAATTCTTAGAAGATTATGATGATGACAGAGATGATCCAAAATACTACAG GGGTAGTGCTCTTCAGAAGAGGCTACGAGACAGGGAGAAAGAGATGGAAGCAGATGAACGGgataggaaaagggaaaaagaagaattgGAAGAAATCAGGCAGCGCCTTCTGGCAGAAGGACACCCAGATCCAGATGCAGAACTCCAGAGG ATGGAGCAGGAGGCTGAGCGGCGTAGGCAGCCACAAATAAAACAAGAGCCAGAgtctgaggaggaagaggaagaaaagacagaaaaagaggaaaaaagagaagagccagaggaagaagaggaggagccTGAACAAAAGCCCTGCCTTAAACCAACTTTACGACCCATCAGTTCTGCTCcatctgtttcttctgctaGTGGAAATGCAACCCCAAACACACCTGGTGATGAATCTCCCTGTGGCATTATTATCCCTCATGAAAATTCACCTGATCAACAGCAGCCGGAGGAGCATCGGCCCAAAATAGGACTTAGCCTCAAACTGG GTGCCTGCAATAGTCCTAATCAGCCCAATGCTGTAAAAAGGAAGAAGCTTGCTGTGGATAGTGTTTTCAATAAATTTGATGATGAAGACAGTGATGATGTACCCCGTAAAAGGAAACTTGTTCCCCTGGATTATGGAGATGAAGATAAAAGCAATATCAAAGGCAGTgtcaacacagaagaaaaacgCAAACACATTAAGAGTCTCATTGAGAAGATTCccacagcaaaaccagagctCTTTGCTTATCCTCTTGACTGGTCAATTGTGGATTCA aCATTAATGGAACGTCGAATTAGACCATGGATcaacaagaaaataatagaatatATTGGTGAAGAAGAAGCCACACTAGTTGACTTTGTTTGTTCTAAG gttaTGGCTCACAGCTCACCACAGAGCATACTGGATGATGTTGCCATG GTACTAGATGAAGAAGCTGAAGTTTTCATAGTCAAAATGTGGAGGTTATTGATATACGAGACAGAAGCAAAGAAGATCGGTCTAGTGAAGTAA
- the RBM25 gene encoding RNA-binding protein 25 isoform X4 — MSFPPHLNRPPMGIPTLPPGIPPPQFPGFPPPVPPGTPMIPVPMGIMAPAPTVLVPTTVSMVGKHLGARKDHPGLKNKENDENSGPTTTVFVGNISEKASDMLIRQLLAKCGLVLSWKRVQGASGKLQAFGFCEYKEPESTLRALRLLHDLQIGEKKLLVKVDAKTKAQLDEWKAKKKASNGNTRPETTTDDDDALDEETKRRDQIIKGAIEVLIREYSSELNAPSQESDSHPRKKKKEKKEDEDINAIEMEEDKRDLISREISKFRDTHKKLEEEKGKKEKERQEIEKERRERERERERERERREREREREREREKEKERERERERDRDRDRTKDRDRDRDRDRDRDRERSSDRNKDRSRSREKSRDREREREREREREREREREREREREREREREREREKDKKRDREEDEEDAYERRKLERKLREKEAAYQERLKNWEIRERKKSREYEKEAEREEERRREMAKEAKRLKEFLEDYDDDRDDPKYYRGSALQKRLRDREKEMEADERDRKREKEELEEIRQRLLAEGHPDPDAELQRMEQEAERRRQPQIKQEPESEEEEEEKTEKEEKREEPEEEEEEPEQKPCLKPTLRPISSAPSVSSASGNATPNTPGDESPCGIIIPHENSPDQQQPEEHRPKIGLSLKLGACNSPNQPNAVKRKKLAVDSVFNKFDDEDSDDVPRKRKLVPLDYGDEDKSNIKGSVNTEEKRKHIKSLIEKIPTAKPELFAYPLDWSIVDSTLMERRIRPWINKKIIEYIGEEEATLVDFVCSKVMAHSSPQSILDDVAMVLDEEAEVFIVKMWRLLIYETEAKKIGLVK; from the exons CTATGATTCCTGTACCAATGGGCATTATGGCTCCTGCTCCTACT GTATTAGTTCCTACCACGGTGTCTATGGTTGGCAAACATTTGGGAGCCAGAAAAGATCATCCTGGcttaaagaacaaagaaaacgATGAGAACAGTGGTCCCACTACCACGGTTTTCGTGGGCAACATTTCTGAGAAGGCCTCAGACATGCTCATACGGCAGCTTCTAGCA AAATGTGGCTTGGTTTTGAGTTGGAAGAGAGTGCAAGGGGCATCTGGAAAACTTCAAG CCTTTGGATTTTGTGAGTACAAAGAGCCAGAATCCACACTACGAGCCCTGAGGCTACTCCATGACCTCCAGATTGGAGAGAAGAAGCTGCTGGTCAAAGTTGATGCAAAGACAAAGGCTCAGCTAGATGaatggaaagcaaagaaaaaagcttcaaaTGGG AACACCAGACCAGAGACGACAACTGATGACGACGATGCACTGGATGAGGAAACAAAGAGAAGAGATCAGATAATTAAAGGGGCCATTGAAGTCTTAATACGAGAATATTCCAGCGAGCTCAATGCCCCTTCCCAGGAATCTGACTCTCAcccaaggaagaagaaaaaggaaaagaaggaggac GAGGATATAAATGCTATAGAAATGGAGGAAGACAAAAGAGACCTGATATCAAGAGAGATCAGTAAATTCAGAGACACACACAAG AaactggaggaggaaaaaggcaaaaaggagaaagaaagacaggaaaTTGAAAAAGAAcgcagagaaagagaaagggaacgGGAGCGTGAACGAGAAAGGAGGGAGCGTGAAAGAGAGAGGGAGCGTGAAcgagagaaggagaaggaacgGGAGCGTGAACGAGAGCGAGATAGGGATCGTGACCGAACTAAGGACCGAGACAGAGACCGTGACCGAGACCGTGACCGAGATCGTGAAAGGAGTTCCGATCGCAACAAGGACCGTAGCAGATCAAG agaaaaaagcagagacagggaaagAGAACGGGAACGGGAGAGAGAACGTGAGCGGGAACGGGAGAGAGAACGTGAGCGGGAACGGGAGAGAGAACGTGagcgggaacgggaacgggagaAGGATAAGAAGAGAGATCGTGAAGAGGATGAAGAAGATGCCTATGAGCGCCGAAAACTAGAGAGGAAACTGCGTGAAAAAGAAGCTGCATATCAAGAA CGTCTTAAAAACTGGGAAATCAGAGAACGGAAGAAAAGTCGAGAATATGAAAAAGAGgctgaaagggaagaagaaaggaggagggaaatg GCAAAagaagccaaacggttaaaagAATTCTTAGAAGATTATGATGATGACAGAGATGATCCAAAATACTACAG GGGTAGTGCTCTTCAGAAGAGGCTACGAGACAGGGAGAAAGAGATGGAAGCAGATGAACGGgataggaaaagggaaaaagaagaattgGAAGAAATCAGGCAGCGCCTTCTGGCAGAAGGACACCCAGATCCAGATGCAGAACTCCAGAGG ATGGAGCAGGAGGCTGAGCGGCGTAGGCAGCCACAAATAAAACAAGAGCCAGAgtctgaggaggaagaggaagaaaagacagaaaaagaggaaaaaagagaagagccagaggaagaagaggaggagccTGAACAAAAGCCCTGCCTTAAACCAACTTTACGACCCATCAGTTCTGCTCcatctgtttcttctgctaGTGGAAATGCAACCCCAAACACACCTGGTGATGAATCTCCCTGTGGCATTATTATCCCTCATGAAAATTCACCTGATCAACAGCAGCCGGAGGAGCATCGGCCCAAAATAGGACTTAGCCTCAAACTGG GTGCCTGCAATAGTCCTAATCAGCCCAATGCTGTAAAAAGGAAGAAGCTTGCTGTGGATAGTGTTTTCAATAAATTTGATGATGAAGACAGTGATGATGTACCCCGTAAAAGGAAACTTGTTCCCCTGGATTATGGAGATGAAGATAAAAGCAATATCAAAGGCAGTgtcaacacagaagaaaaacgCAAACACATTAAGAGTCTCATTGAGAAGATTCccacagcaaaaccagagctCTTTGCTTATCCTCTTGACTGGTCAATTGTGGATTCA aCATTAATGGAACGTCGAATTAGACCATGGATcaacaagaaaataatagaatatATTGGTGAAGAAGAAGCCACACTAGTTGACTTTGTTTGTTCTAAG gttaTGGCTCACAGCTCACCACAGAGCATACTGGATGATGTTGCCATG GTACTAGATGAAGAAGCTGAAGTTTTCATAGTCAAAATGTGGAGGTTATTGATATACGAGACAGAAGCAAAGAAGATCGGTCTAGTGAAGTAA